The following proteins come from a genomic window of Anabas testudineus chromosome 3, fAnaTes1.2, whole genome shotgun sequence:
- the gpatch1 gene encoding G patch domain-containing protein 1 isoform X2 produces the protein MASDSDGDEDFVTYGTPLEPLEEDEPLKKPIPLHEQTVKDEKGRYKRFHGAFTGGFSAGYFNTVGSKEGWTPSTFVSSRQQKAEKHNARPEDFMDDEDFSEHGIAPREITTSQEFSSSRRDENREKARAINAQAALIPGDTLLEELIAPARSSIGMELLRRMGWKEGQGVGPREKRKARRQQTDAEAKVYGCALAREGSEDSENDDDEEFAPENVTFAPKDVTPVDFSPKVGVQGLGYRGLDPGLALLGRGAAEHLDLFRPESETRSRLFGGTQKGSRRAGVAGQAFGVGALEDDDEDVYHRDSMSRYDTVLGEEEPGDGLYGWTAPQQYTKKRDKSKDATYLGKILEGFTLAQKPDEEKTVFSPPSLPKDYRPVHHFHPSVDVKRLSGISPALAEALRTSRGHMVKEEPQQGRHQLDSGQRRALLGEDTLQGPSSVMELLRPEDRERLLSLRNSSNPPSTNTTTTGSHETLQLAGPSAGELPQSSATSPSLQQQQEALTAWRGVQTSTQTFRPFEKNPSKQARYELYLSRLRQGHKDALEQSLDPAMTEWERSREREEFVRASILYRPSSSSLSSRFTRAKHQEDNDTVEVNRDQESDVDDKQAAVEMKMFGKLTRETLEWHPDKLLCKRFNVPDPYPGSGLVGLPKVKRDKFSVFNFLTVTESRETTAPPKPPESSKKSRWDVSDQKEKEKKKQNDLLSELLSAARNQTSETKLDQTSASALPASTSTNNQTPDSRTETKLVDQQSTDKKQDEEKEEEEEEEENRPPMDLFKAIFASSSDEKSSSSSEGESEDEENRNNTKEDEKKVDPQPENLFNITSTLSSVTSSTVTASTSSQQTAVILSQTSTQEEEEFGPKLPPPSPALIRGGTSQCSPSGEEKRSKRSKEKKHKSKKQHKHKKDKKKKKHKKHKHKGKEPKSKNEASDSSSDDSDGEDGQMSTEDLLKRLKSVPSHQRW, from the exons ATGGCGTCCGACAGTGACGGCGACGAGGACTTTGTGACTTACGGGACTCCTTTGGAGCCTCTGGAAGAAG ATGAGCCTTTGAAGAAGCCCATCCCTCTCCATGAGCAGACTGTAAAAGATGAGAAGGGACGCTATAAAAGGTTCCATGGAGCATTTACCGGAGGGTTTTCAGCCGGTTACTTCAACACTGTCGGCTCTAAAGAAG gaTGGACCCCGTCAACCTTTGTGTCTTCACGGCAGCAAAAAGCTGAGAAACATAATGCCAGACCCGAAGACTTCATGGATGATGAG gactTTAGTGAGCATGGCATCGCTCCCAGAGAAATTACCACTAGTCAGGAGTTCTCATCCAGCCGCAGGgatgagaacagagagaaggcGAGAGCCATTAACGCCCAAGCGGCGCTGATCCCCGGAGACACTCTGCTAGAGGAGCTGATTGCACCTGCCAG gtcgTCCATCGGGATGGAGCTGCTGAGGAGGATGGGCTGGAAAGAAGGTCAGGGTGTCGGGCCTCGTGAGAAGAGGAAAGCTCGCAGACAGCAGACTG ATGCTGAAGCTAAAGTTTACGGCTGTGCTCTGGCCCGTGAAGGTTCAGAGGACTCGGAG AATGATGACGATGAGGAGTTTGCTCCAGAGAATGTAACTTTTGCTCCCAAGGATGTAACCCCAGTGGACTTCAGCCCAAAAGTGGGCGTTCAGGGTCTGGGGTACCGCGGTCTGGATCCGGGTTTGGCGCTGCTGGGCCGAGGAGCAGCTGAACACTTGGACCTGTTCAGACCCGAGTCTGAGACGAGGAGTCGGCTGTTTGGAGGCACACAGAAAGGATCACGGAGAGCAGGAGTGGCCGGACAG GCATTCGGGGTGGGAGCTctggaggatgatgatgaagatgtttaCCACAGAGACTCCATGTCCAGATATGACACGGTGCTGGGAGAAGAGGAGCCTGGAGACGGACTGTACGGCTGGACAGCTCCGCAGCAGTACACCAAGAAAAGAG ACAAAAGCAAAGATGCAACATATCTTGGAAAAATCCTGGAGGGATTCACTCTAGCCCAAAAACCAGATGAGGAAAAAACT gtcttctctcctccctctctgcccaAGGATTATAGACCGGTCCACCATTTCCATCCATCAGTCGATGTTAAAAGGTTGTCTGGGATCAGTCCAGCTCTGGCTGAGGCCCTGAGGACCTCAAGGGGCCACATGGTCAAAGAGGAGCCCCAGCAAGGACGTCACCAGCTGGACTCTGGCCAGAGGAGGGCGCTGCTTGGAGAGGACACACTGCAAG GTCCCAGTTCAGTTATGGAGCTGCTCAGGCCAGAGGACAGAGAGCGTCTGCTCAGCCTCCGCAACTCCTCCAATCCGCCCTCCACGAACACCACCACCACGGGCTCTCATGAGACCTTGCAGTTAGCTGGGCCGTCTGCAGGGGAATTGCCTCAAAGCAGCGCAACCTCCCCcagcctccagcagcagcaggaggcttTGACAGCATGGAGAGGTGTGCAGACCTCGACTCAGACCTTCAGACCATTTGAGAAGAACCCGAGCAAACAGGCGCGTTACGAGCTCTACCTGAGCCGCCTCAGACAGGGGCACAAAG ACGCCCTGGAGCAGAGTCTGGACCCTGCGATGACGGAGTGGGAAcgcagcagagagagggaagagtTTGTCCGAGCTTCCATTCTGTACAGACCCAGCTCCTCCTCGCTGTCCTCCCGCTTCACCAGAGCCAAACACCAGGAGGACAATGACACTGTGGAGGTCAACCGGGACCAAGAG AGCGACGTGGATGACAAACAAGCCGCTGtagagatgaagatgtttgGGAAGCTGACCAGAGAAACGTTGGAGTGGCATCCTGACAAACTGCTCTGCAAGAGGTTCAACGTACCCGATCCCTACCCCGG GTCCGGTTTGGTGGGTCTGCCCAAGGTGAAGAGAGATAAGTTTTCAGTGTTCAACTTCCTTACTGtgactgagagcagagagaccACAG CTCCCCCCAAACCCCCAGAGTCCAGTAAGAAGTCTAGATGGGACGTTTCAGAccagaaggagaaggagaagaagaaacagaacgACCTGCTGAGTGAGCTGCTCAGTGCTGCACGAAACCAAACATCTGAGACCAAATTGGATCAAACTTCTGCATCTGCCCTACCTGCCTCCACCAGCACCAACAATCAAACTCCAGACAGCAGGACTGAG ACAAAGCTGGTGGATCAGCAGAGCACAGACAAGAAACAAGAcgaagaaaaagaggaggaggaggaggaggaggagaacaggcCTCCCATGGATCTGTTTAAAGCCATCTTCGCCAGCTCCTCCGATGAGAAGTCCTCGTCATcatcagagggagagagcgaggacgaggagaacagaaacaacactaaGGAAGATGAGAAAAAAGTCGACCCACAACCTGAGAATCTGTTCAACATCACCTCCACCTTATCCTCCGTCACCTCCTCTACAGTCACCGCCTCCACATCCAGTCAGCAGACAG CGGTGATTTTATCTCAAACCTCGacacaggaagaggaggagtttGGTCCGAAGCTGCCGCCTCCTTCGCCTGCTCTCA TCAGAGGAGGCACCTCCCAGTGCTCCCCAAGTGGGGAGGAGAAACGCAGCAAGAGGAGCAAGGAGAAGAAACACAAGAGCaagaagcaacacaaacacaagaaggACAAGAAG AAGAAGAAacataagaaacacaaacacaaagggaaGGAGCCAAAGAGTAAGAATGAGGCATCCGACAGCAGCTCTGAtgacagtgatggtgaagatgGACAGATGTCAACAGAGGATCTGCTCAAAAG ACTGAAGAGCGTCCCGTCACATCAGAGGTGGTGA
- the LOC113174009 gene encoding WD repeat-containing protein 88: protein MASENPDPLSVGRPSGEEEKGGERNLDSQVPVKVLRAHIDTVTAARFCFNDRCILSCSSDHSAILWDVHSCRPLRVFNQLHGKTITECALIPNSNRIITVSWDKKIVALDLETGQILWRSRQTGLLTSCSVSSDGRLVVCAADPQNAVYISEAASGQTLHHLSDHHHSTITRCRFDPQGQRVATVSSDRSIKLWDMLAQKTTVSIDSNHGNVVSDCCFTKNGHFLCTASWDKTLKLWDLQAGGFRSHGGTTLQRGHEGSVSSCSFSADANLLVSGSYDRTVSLWDMSSLSQVLILKGHSDWVTDVSISAERKLVASASKDGTVRLWDIENMEEIPEVMEKRRTEGSGIHILKCEECGKPFPVSRLQTSELLSHCVFCRLKSPSKYRPQPPPLM, encoded by the exons ATGGCGTCTGAAAACCCGGACCCGTTGTCAGTGGGGAGGCCttcaggagaagaagagaaaggaggagagaggaatcTGGACTCCCAG GTTCCGGTGAAGGTGTTACGAGCTCACATTGACACCGTGACGGCCGCTCGGTTCTGCTTCAACGACCGCTGCATCCTTAGCTGCTCCTCAGACCACAGCGCCATCCTCTGG GATGTGCATAGCTGCAGACCTCTGAGGGTGTTTAATCAACTTCATGGTAAAACCATCACTGAGTGTGCTCTGATCCCAAACAGCAACAG aaTCATCACTGTGTCCTGGGATAAGAAGATTGTGGCCTTGGACCTTGAGACCGGACAGATTCTG TGGCGGTCGAGACAGACCGGCCTGCTGACCTCCTGCAGTGTCTCGTCTGACGGCCGGTTGGTTGTTTGTGCAGCAGATCCACAGAACGCTGTATACATCAGTGAGGCAGCCAGTGGACAGACACTGCACCACCTGAGCG ATCATCACCACTCCACTATCACACGTTGCAGGTTCGATCCTCAGGGCCAGCGAGTGGCCACGGTGTCATCAGACCGCAGCATAAAGCTGTGGGACATGTTGGCCCAGAAGACCACCGTGTCCATAGACAG CAACCACGGCAACGTCGTCTCTGACTGCTGCTTTACCAAGAACGGACACTTCCTGTGCACGGCATCATGGGATAAAACACTGAAGCTTTGGGATCTGCAGGCGGGGGGATTCCGATCCCATGGTGGCACAACTCTGCAGAGAGGCCACGAAGGCAGCGTGAGCTCCTGCAGCTTCTCTGCTGATG CAAACCTGCTTGTGTCCGGATCCTATGACAGGACAGTTTCCCTGTGGGATATGTCCTCACTGAGCCAGGTTCTGATTCTGAAG GGCCACAGTGATTGGGTGACAGATGTGTCAATCAGTGCTGAGAGAAAGTTGGTGGCCTCTGCCTCCAAG GACGGCACTGTCAGGCTATGGGACATAGAGAATATGGAGGAGATTCCAGAAgtgatggagaagaggaggactGAAGGATCAGGGATTCACATCCTAAAG tgtgaaGAATGTGGGAAGCCATTCCCAGTGTCCAGGCTGCAGacctcagagctgctgagtcACTGCGTCTTCTGTCGACTCAAATCACCTTCCAAATACCGACCACAGCCTCCACCTCTCATGTAG
- the gpatch1 gene encoding G patch domain-containing protein 1 isoform X1, whose amino-acid sequence MASDSDGDEDFVTYGTPLEPLEEDEPLKKPIPLHEQTVKDEKGRYKRFHGAFTGGFSAGYFNTVGSKEGWTPSTFVSSRQQKAEKHNARPEDFMDDEDFSEHGIAPREITTSQEFSSSRRDENREKARAINAQAALIPGDTLLEELIAPARSSIGMELLRRMGWKEGQGVGPREKRKARRQQTDAEAKVYGCALAREGSEDSENDDDEEFAPENVTFAPKDVTPVDFSPKVGVQGLGYRGLDPGLALLGRGAAEHLDLFRPESETRSRLFGGTQKGSRRAGVAGQAFGVGALEDDDEDVYHRDSMSRYDTVLGEEEPGDGLYGWTAPQQYTKKRDKSKDATYLGKILEGFTLAQKPDEEKTVFSPPSLPKDYRPVHHFHPSVDVKRLSGISPALAEALRTSRGHMVKEEPQQGRHQLDSGQRRALLGEDTLQGPSSVMELLRPEDRERLLSLRNSSNPPSTNTTTTGSHETLQLAGPSAGELPQSSATSPSLQQQQEALTAWRGVQTSTQTFRPFEKNPSKQARYELYLSRLRQGHKDALEQSLDPAMTEWERSREREEFVRASILYRPSSSSLSSRFTRAKHQEDNDTVEVNRDQESDVDDKQAAVEMKMFGKLTRETLEWHPDKLLCKRFNVPDPYPGSGLVGLPKVKRDKFSVFNFLTVTESRETTAPPKPPESSKKSRWDVSDQKEKEKKKQNDLLSELLSAARNQTSETKLDQTSASALPASTSTNNQTPDSRTETKLVDQQSTDKKQDEEKEEEEEEEENRPPMDLFKAIFASSSDEKSSSSSEGESEDEENRNNTKEDEKKVDPQPENLFNITSTLSSVTSSTVTASTSSQQTVKAVILSQTSTQEEEEFGPKLPPPSPALIRGGTSQCSPSGEEKRSKRSKEKKHKSKKQHKHKKDKKKKKHKKHKHKGKEPKSKNEASDSSSDDSDGEDGQMSTEDLLKRLKSVPSHQRW is encoded by the exons ATGGCGTCCGACAGTGACGGCGACGAGGACTTTGTGACTTACGGGACTCCTTTGGAGCCTCTGGAAGAAG ATGAGCCTTTGAAGAAGCCCATCCCTCTCCATGAGCAGACTGTAAAAGATGAGAAGGGACGCTATAAAAGGTTCCATGGAGCATTTACCGGAGGGTTTTCAGCCGGTTACTTCAACACTGTCGGCTCTAAAGAAG gaTGGACCCCGTCAACCTTTGTGTCTTCACGGCAGCAAAAAGCTGAGAAACATAATGCCAGACCCGAAGACTTCATGGATGATGAG gactTTAGTGAGCATGGCATCGCTCCCAGAGAAATTACCACTAGTCAGGAGTTCTCATCCAGCCGCAGGgatgagaacagagagaaggcGAGAGCCATTAACGCCCAAGCGGCGCTGATCCCCGGAGACACTCTGCTAGAGGAGCTGATTGCACCTGCCAG gtcgTCCATCGGGATGGAGCTGCTGAGGAGGATGGGCTGGAAAGAAGGTCAGGGTGTCGGGCCTCGTGAGAAGAGGAAAGCTCGCAGACAGCAGACTG ATGCTGAAGCTAAAGTTTACGGCTGTGCTCTGGCCCGTGAAGGTTCAGAGGACTCGGAG AATGATGACGATGAGGAGTTTGCTCCAGAGAATGTAACTTTTGCTCCCAAGGATGTAACCCCAGTGGACTTCAGCCCAAAAGTGGGCGTTCAGGGTCTGGGGTACCGCGGTCTGGATCCGGGTTTGGCGCTGCTGGGCCGAGGAGCAGCTGAACACTTGGACCTGTTCAGACCCGAGTCTGAGACGAGGAGTCGGCTGTTTGGAGGCACACAGAAAGGATCACGGAGAGCAGGAGTGGCCGGACAG GCATTCGGGGTGGGAGCTctggaggatgatgatgaagatgtttaCCACAGAGACTCCATGTCCAGATATGACACGGTGCTGGGAGAAGAGGAGCCTGGAGACGGACTGTACGGCTGGACAGCTCCGCAGCAGTACACCAAGAAAAGAG ACAAAAGCAAAGATGCAACATATCTTGGAAAAATCCTGGAGGGATTCACTCTAGCCCAAAAACCAGATGAGGAAAAAACT gtcttctctcctccctctctgcccaAGGATTATAGACCGGTCCACCATTTCCATCCATCAGTCGATGTTAAAAGGTTGTCTGGGATCAGTCCAGCTCTGGCTGAGGCCCTGAGGACCTCAAGGGGCCACATGGTCAAAGAGGAGCCCCAGCAAGGACGTCACCAGCTGGACTCTGGCCAGAGGAGGGCGCTGCTTGGAGAGGACACACTGCAAG GTCCCAGTTCAGTTATGGAGCTGCTCAGGCCAGAGGACAGAGAGCGTCTGCTCAGCCTCCGCAACTCCTCCAATCCGCCCTCCACGAACACCACCACCACGGGCTCTCATGAGACCTTGCAGTTAGCTGGGCCGTCTGCAGGGGAATTGCCTCAAAGCAGCGCAACCTCCCCcagcctccagcagcagcaggaggcttTGACAGCATGGAGAGGTGTGCAGACCTCGACTCAGACCTTCAGACCATTTGAGAAGAACCCGAGCAAACAGGCGCGTTACGAGCTCTACCTGAGCCGCCTCAGACAGGGGCACAAAG ACGCCCTGGAGCAGAGTCTGGACCCTGCGATGACGGAGTGGGAAcgcagcagagagagggaagagtTTGTCCGAGCTTCCATTCTGTACAGACCCAGCTCCTCCTCGCTGTCCTCCCGCTTCACCAGAGCCAAACACCAGGAGGACAATGACACTGTGGAGGTCAACCGGGACCAAGAG AGCGACGTGGATGACAAACAAGCCGCTGtagagatgaagatgtttgGGAAGCTGACCAGAGAAACGTTGGAGTGGCATCCTGACAAACTGCTCTGCAAGAGGTTCAACGTACCCGATCCCTACCCCGG GTCCGGTTTGGTGGGTCTGCCCAAGGTGAAGAGAGATAAGTTTTCAGTGTTCAACTTCCTTACTGtgactgagagcagagagaccACAG CTCCCCCCAAACCCCCAGAGTCCAGTAAGAAGTCTAGATGGGACGTTTCAGAccagaaggagaaggagaagaagaaacagaacgACCTGCTGAGTGAGCTGCTCAGTGCTGCACGAAACCAAACATCTGAGACCAAATTGGATCAAACTTCTGCATCTGCCCTACCTGCCTCCACCAGCACCAACAATCAAACTCCAGACAGCAGGACTGAG ACAAAGCTGGTGGATCAGCAGAGCACAGACAAGAAACAAGAcgaagaaaaagaggaggaggaggaggaggaggagaacaggcCTCCCATGGATCTGTTTAAAGCCATCTTCGCCAGCTCCTCCGATGAGAAGTCCTCGTCATcatcagagggagagagcgaggacgaggagaacagaaacaacactaaGGAAGATGAGAAAAAAGTCGACCCACAACCTGAGAATCTGTTCAACATCACCTCCACCTTATCCTCCGTCACCTCCTCTACAGTCACCGCCTCCACATCCAGTCAGCAGACAG TAAAAGCGGTGATTTTATCTCAAACCTCGacacaggaagaggaggagtttGGTCCGAAGCTGCCGCCTCCTTCGCCTGCTCTCA TCAGAGGAGGCACCTCCCAGTGCTCCCCAAGTGGGGAGGAGAAACGCAGCAAGAGGAGCAAGGAGAAGAAACACAAGAGCaagaagcaacacaaacacaagaaggACAAGAAG AAGAAGAAacataagaaacacaaacacaaagggaaGGAGCCAAAGAGTAAGAATGAGGCATCCGACAGCAGCTCTGAtgacagtgatggtgaagatgGACAGATGTCAACAGAGGATCTGCTCAAAAG ACTGAAGAGCGTCCCGTCACATCAGAGGTGGTGA